One region of Mycolicibacterium insubricum genomic DNA includes:
- the mutM gene encoding bifunctional DNA-formamidopyrimidine glycosylase/DNA-(apurinic or apyrimidinic site) lyase produces MPELPEVEVVRRGLHTHLLDRTIIDVSVAHPRAVRRHDGGAPDLTARLRGARIVGTGRRGKYLWLRIAAAGGDEFALVVHLGMSGQMLIGGVGNPGHIRITAALSDGILLNFVDQRTFGGWQLADFVTVGGVEVPVPVAHLAPDPLDPAFDRDAVVKVLRGKHSEIKRLLLDQTVVSGIGNIYADEALWRVGIHGARPAEVLSKPKLATLLDAAAEVMTDALAAGGTSFDELYVNVNGQSGYFDRALDAYGREGRPCRRCGAIMRREKFMNRSSCYCPRCQPRPRR; encoded by the coding sequence ATGCCTGAACTGCCCGAGGTCGAGGTGGTCCGCCGCGGCCTGCACACCCACCTGCTCGACCGCACCATCATCGACGTCAGCGTCGCCCACCCGCGTGCGGTGCGCCGGCACGACGGCGGCGCACCCGATTTGACCGCAAGGCTGCGCGGCGCCCGGATCGTCGGGACCGGGCGGCGGGGCAAGTATCTGTGGTTGCGGATCGCCGCCGCCGGCGGTGACGAGTTCGCCCTCGTCGTGCATCTCGGGATGAGTGGGCAGATGCTGATCGGCGGCGTCGGAAACCCCGGGCACATCCGGATCACCGCAGCGCTGAGCGATGGCATCCTGCTGAACTTCGTCGACCAGCGCACCTTCGGCGGCTGGCAGCTGGCCGACTTCGTGACCGTCGGCGGAGTCGAGGTCCCGGTGCCGGTGGCGCATCTGGCGCCCGACCCGCTGGATCCCGCCTTCGACCGGGATGCGGTGGTAAAGGTGTTACGCGGAAAGCACTCCGAGATCAAACGGCTGCTGCTGGACCAGACCGTGGTGTCCGGGATCGGCAACATCTACGCCGACGAAGCGCTGTGGCGGGTGGGCATCCACGGCGCCCGGCCCGCCGAGGTGCTGAGCAAACCGAAACTGGCCACGCTGCTGGATGCCGCCGCCGAGGTGATGACCGACGCGCTGGCCGCCGGCGGGACGTCGTTCGACGAGCTGTACGTCAACGTCAACGGCCAGTCCGGGTACTTCGACCGCGCCCTGGACGCCTACGGCCGGGAGGGACGACCGTGCCGGCGCTGCGGGGCGATCATGCGCCGGGAGAAGTTCATGAACCGCTCGTCGTGCTATTGCCCGAGGTGCCAGCCCCGCCCGCGCCGGTAG
- a CDS encoding OsmC family protein, which translates to MTELWVERTGTRRYTGRSSRGAEVLIGSVDVEGVFTPGELLKIALAACSGMSSDQPLARRLGDDYDARIDVSGDADRDNEVYPALAETLRIDLSGLTEAEAARVHTVVARAIDSVCTVGRTLKAGTEITFEIADGRD; encoded by the coding sequence ATGACCGAACTGTGGGTGGAACGCACCGGGACCCGTCGCTACACCGGGCGCAGCTCGCGCGGCGCCGAGGTGCTGATCGGGTCGGTGGACGTCGAGGGGGTGTTCACCCCCGGCGAGTTGCTGAAGATCGCGCTGGCCGCGTGCAGCGGCATGAGCAGCGACCAGCCGCTGGCGCGGCGGCTCGGTGACGACTACGACGCCCGCATCGACGTGTCCGGCGACGCCGACCGGGACAACGAGGTGTACCCGGCGCTGGCCGAGACGCTGCGCATCGACCTGTCCGGGCTGACCGAGGCCGAAGCCGCCCGCGTGCACACCGTGGTGGCCCGCGCCATCGACTCGGTGTGCACCGTCGGACGCACCCTCAAGGCGGGCACCGAGATCACCTTCGAGATCGCCGACGGCCGGGACTGA
- a CDS encoding acylphosphatase encodes MTAQVRLTAWVHGRVQGVGFRWWTRARALELGLVGYAKNQPDGRVLVVAQGPRSACESLLALLRGGGTPGRVDTVVADWAQDTTSVSGFTER; translated from the coding sequence ATGACAGCGCAGGTCCGGCTCACCGCCTGGGTGCACGGACGCGTCCAGGGCGTCGGTTTCCGCTGGTGGACCCGGGCCCGGGCGCTGGAACTCGGCCTCGTCGGCTACGCCAAGAACCAGCCCGACGGCCGGGTGCTGGTGGTCGCGCAGGGCCCCCGAAGCGCCTGCGAATCACTGCTGGCGCTGCTGCGCGGCGGCGGTACCCCGGGCCGCGTGGACACCGTCGTCGCCGATTGGGCCCAGGACACGACCTCGGTCAGCGGGTTTACCGAGCGGTAG
- the smc gene encoding chromosome segregation protein SMC, with translation MHLKSLTLKGFKSFAAPTTLRFEPGITCVVGPNGSGKSNVVDALTWVMGEQGAKALRGGKMQDVIFAGTANRAPLGRAEVTLTIDNSDNALPIEYSEVSITRRMFRDGAGEYEINGTSCRLMDVQELLSDSGIGREMHVIVGQGRLSQILESRPEDRRAFIEEAAGVLKHRRRKEKAVRKLDAMAANLARLTDLTTELRRQLKPLGRQAEVARRAATIQADLRDARLRLAADDLVRRQAEFAGVGDTEAALRRDHDEAAARLAIAAEELAAHESAVAALTRRAEAAQQAWFRLSALAERVSATVRIASERAQLLEAEPVAHTGPDPDALDAEADEVAAYEAELLAELAEARERAEYARAELSQAEAMAAEAERAHLAAVRAEADRREGLARLTGQVETMRARVESIDERVGRLTENIEEAADRAQAAQAEFETAQSRVGELDQGEAGLDEQHERMVDALRVADERVAELQAAERAAEREVASLQARIDALSVGLDRKDGAAWLTEHHGEPGILGSLATLVKVSAGNETALAAVLGSAADALAADGAETARSAVAALKAADGGRAAIVLGDWPDVTTADLPALPAGARWALDLVEVPGRLRGALTAMLDRVAVVEDLSAALALVAAAPQLRAVTRDGDLVGSGWVSGGSDRKPSTLEITSEIDRARTQLEASEAQVERLAAALAGALAEQQSRRDAADQALAALNESDAAISSIYEQLGRLGQAARAAEGEWQRQIRNRDELEAGRAQTVAELAELEARLHGAETLPAELDDETADREQLAMVADAARGAEVEARLAVRTAEERANAVRGRADSLRRQATAEREARLRAQRARVARERAAAVAAAVADSGRRVAERLAAVVAVAAARRDQCTAQRTERAAGLTAARAETDSLSARIAALTDSLHRDEVAKAQAALRLEQLEQIILEQFGLAPADLVAEYGPDVALPPTELEMAEYEQAKERGEQVTAPAPMPFDRPTQERRAKRAEKELAELGRVNPLALEEFAALEERYNFLSTQLEDVKAARKDLLDVVEEVDARILQVFTEAYADVEREFTQVFASLFPGGEGRLLLTDPSDMLTTGIEVEARPPGKKVKRLSLLSGGEKSLTAVAMLVAIFRARPSPFYVMDEVEAALDDVNLRRLIGLFEQLRERSQLIVITHQKPTMEIADALYGVTMQGDGITQVISQRLRGQDLVPSGTGGEPAA, from the coding sequence ATGCACCTCAAGAGTCTGACGCTGAAGGGCTTCAAGTCCTTCGCCGCGCCGACGACTCTGCGTTTCGAACCGGGCATCACCTGTGTCGTCGGGCCCAACGGCTCCGGCAAATCCAACGTCGTCGACGCGCTGACCTGGGTGATGGGCGAGCAGGGCGCCAAGGCGCTGCGCGGTGGCAAGATGCAGGACGTCATTTTCGCCGGCACCGCCAACCGGGCACCGCTGGGCCGCGCCGAGGTCACTCTGACCATCGACAACTCCGACAACGCGCTGCCCATCGAATATTCCGAAGTCTCCATCACCCGCCGGATGTTCCGCGACGGCGCCGGCGAGTACGAGATCAACGGCACCAGCTGCCGGCTGATGGACGTCCAGGAACTGCTGAGTGACTCCGGCATCGGCCGGGAAATGCACGTCATCGTCGGCCAGGGCCGGCTTTCCCAGATCCTGGAGTCCCGCCCCGAGGACCGCCGTGCGTTCATCGAGGAGGCCGCTGGCGTCCTCAAGCACCGACGCCGCAAGGAAAAGGCCGTCCGCAAGCTCGACGCGATGGCCGCCAACCTGGCCCGGCTGACCGACCTGACCACCGAGCTGCGCCGCCAGCTCAAGCCGCTGGGCCGCCAGGCCGAGGTGGCCCGACGGGCCGCCACGATCCAGGCCGACCTGCGCGACGCCCGGCTGCGGCTGGCCGCCGACGACCTGGTGCGACGCCAAGCCGAGTTCGCCGGCGTCGGTGATACCGAGGCCGCGCTGCGCCGCGACCACGACGAAGCTGCCGCCCGGCTGGCGATCGCCGCCGAGGAACTGGCCGCCCACGAATCGGCGGTGGCGGCGCTGACCCGCCGCGCCGAGGCTGCCCAGCAGGCCTGGTTCCGGCTGTCCGCACTGGCCGAGCGGGTCAGCGCGACGGTCCGCATCGCCAGCGAACGCGCCCAGCTGCTGGAGGCCGAACCGGTCGCGCACACCGGGCCGGACCCCGACGCCCTGGACGCCGAGGCCGACGAGGTCGCCGCCTACGAAGCCGAGCTGCTGGCCGAGTTGGCCGAGGCGCGCGAACGCGCCGAATACGCCCGCGCCGAGCTGTCCCAGGCCGAGGCGATGGCGGCCGAGGCCGAACGCGCCCATCTGGCTGCCGTCCGGGCCGAGGCCGACCGTCGCGAGGGGCTGGCCCGGCTGACCGGGCAGGTCGAGACGATGCGGGCCCGCGTCGAATCCATCGACGAGCGGGTCGGCCGGCTGACCGAGAACATCGAGGAGGCCGCCGACCGGGCCCAGGCCGCACAGGCCGAATTCGAGACCGCGCAGAGCCGGGTCGGTGAGCTCGACCAGGGCGAGGCGGGCCTGGATGAACAACACGAGCGCATGGTCGATGCGCTGCGGGTGGCCGACGAGCGGGTGGCCGAACTGCAGGCCGCTGAACGCGCCGCTGAACGTGAGGTCGCCTCGCTGCAGGCCCGGATCGACGCCCTGTCAGTCGGGTTGGACCGCAAGGACGGTGCGGCCTGGCTGACCGAACACCACGGCGAGCCTGGCATTCTCGGCAGCCTGGCGACGCTGGTGAAGGTGTCCGCCGGCAACGAGACCGCGCTGGCCGCGGTCCTCGGATCGGCCGCCGACGCGCTGGCCGCCGACGGCGCCGAGACCGCCCGTTCGGCCGTCGCCGCGCTCAAGGCCGCCGACGGCGGCCGCGCGGCGATCGTGCTGGGCGACTGGCCCGACGTCACAACCGCCGACCTGCCCGCCCTGCCCGCCGGTGCCCGCTGGGCCCTGGATCTGGTGGAGGTCCCTGGGCGACTGCGCGGCGCGCTGACCGCGATGCTGGACCGGGTTGCCGTCGTCGAGGATCTGTCCGCCGCGCTGGCGCTGGTCGCCGCGGCGCCGCAGCTGCGCGCGGTGACCCGCGACGGTGACCTGGTGGGATCCGGCTGGGTCAGCGGCGGTTCGGACCGCAAGCCGTCGACGTTGGAGATCACCTCCGAAATTGACCGGGCGCGAACACAATTGGAAGCTTCCGAGGCGCAGGTCGAGCGGCTGGCGGCGGCGCTGGCCGGTGCGCTGGCCGAACAGCAGTCCCGTCGGGATGCCGCGGACCAGGCGCTGGCGGCCCTCAACGAGTCCGACGCCGCGATCTCCTCGATCTACGAGCAGCTGGGCCGGCTGGGCCAGGCCGCGCGTGCCGCCGAAGGGGAGTGGCAGCGCCAGATCCGCAACCGTGACGAACTGGAGGCCGGGCGCGCCCAGACCGTCGCCGAGCTCGCCGAACTGGAGGCCCGGCTGCACGGCGCCGAGACGCTGCCGGCCGAACTGGACGACGAGACTGCCGACCGCGAGCAGCTCGCCATGGTTGCCGACGCGGCGCGCGGCGCCGAGGTGGAGGCCCGGCTGGCGGTGCGCACCGCCGAGGAACGGGCCAATGCCGTTCGCGGCCGGGCGGATTCGCTGCGCCGACAGGCCACCGCCGAGCGTGAGGCGCGGCTGCGGGCGCAGCGGGCCCGGGTGGCCCGCGAGCGGGCCGCCGCGGTCGCCGCGGCCGTCGCCGACTCCGGCCGCCGGGTGGCCGAGCGGTTGGCCGCCGTCGTCGCCGTCGCCGCGGCCCGCCGCGACCAGTGCACCGCGCAGCGCACCGAACGCGCGGCCGGGCTGACCGCGGCCCGCGCCGAGACCGATTCCCTGAGCGCCCGGATCGCCGCGCTGACCGACTCGCTGCACCGCGACGAGGTCGCCAAGGCCCAGGCCGCGCTGCGTCTGGAGCAGTTGGAGCAGATCATCCTGGAGCAGTTCGGGCTGGCACCGGCGGACCTGGTCGCCGAGTACGGCCCCGACGTCGCGCTGCCGCCGACCGAGCTGGAGATGGCCGAATACGAGCAGGCCAAGGAGCGCGGCGAGCAGGTCACCGCGCCGGCGCCGATGCCGTTCGACCGGCCCACCCAGGAGCGCCGCGCCAAGCGCGCGGAAAAGGAGCTGGCCGAGCTGGGCCGGGTGAATCCGCTGGCGCTGGAGGAATTCGCCGCCCTGGAGGAGCGCTACAACTTCCTGTCCACCCAGCTGGAGGACGTCAAGGCCGCCCGCAAGGACCTGCTCGACGTGGTCGAGGAGGTCGACGCCCGGATTCTGCAGGTGTTCACCGAGGCCTACGCCGACGTGGAACGCGAATTCACCCAGGTGTTCGCCTCGCTGTTCCCGGGCGGGGAGGGCCGGCTGCTGCTGACCGACCCGTCGGACATGCTGACCACCGGCATCGAGGTGGAGGCCCGCCCGCCGGGCAAGAAGGTCAAGAGGCTCTCGCTACTGTCCGGCGGCGAGAAGTCGCTGACCGCGGTGGCCATGCTGGTGGCGATCTTCCGGGCCCGGCCGTCGCCGTTCTACGTGATGGACGAGGTCGAGGCCGCCCTCGACGATGTCAACCTGCGCAGGCTGATCGGGTTGTTCGAGCAGTTGCGGGAGCGTTCGCAGCTGATCGTCATCACCCACCAGAAGCCGACGATGGAGATCGCCGACGCCCTCTACGGCGTCACCATGCAGGGCGACGGCATCACCCAGGTCATCTCCCAGCGGCTGCGCGGGCAGGACCTCGTGCCGTCGGGTACCGGGGGCGAACCGGCCGCGTAG
- the ftsY gene encoding signal recognition particle-docking protein FtsY, whose translation MPTQAWIAIAVVAVLIITVLIVGLVRYRSRTISLEPRPDTPIDRSGGYQAGTGFSFSEGTRDGATATLDPSGLPGVGDDAAVPRDAPKRTISDVRLPEPEVAEPVVETEVVEVAPVAPAPQLDTIAPTEGRLDRLRGRLAKSQNALGKSVLGLLGTGDLDEDSWQDIEDTLLIADLGPTVTAAVVDELRAKFAASGARTGAEARAVLREALIAQLHPEFDRSIRALPHADAPSVLLVVGVNGTGKTTTCGKLARVLVADGRRVVLGAADTFRAAAADQLQSWGSRVGAEVVRGAEGADPASVAFDAVSSGIAAGADVVVVDTAGRLHTKTGLMDELGKVKRVVEKRAVVDEVLLVLDATIGQNGLAQAKVFSEVVDITGVALTKLDGTAKGGIVFRVQQDLGVPVKLVGLGEGPDDLAPFEPGAFVDALLG comes from the coding sequence ATGCCAACGCAAGCGTGGATTGCCATCGCGGTCGTCGCGGTCCTGATCATCACCGTGCTGATCGTCGGGCTGGTGCGGTACCGCAGCCGGACCATCAGCCTTGAGCCCCGCCCGGACACCCCGATCGACCGTTCGGGCGGCTACCAGGCCGGCACCGGCTTCAGCTTCAGCGAGGGCACTCGCGACGGCGCGACGGCGACCCTGGACCCGTCCGGGCTGCCCGGGGTCGGTGACGACGCCGCGGTTCCCCGCGATGCGCCCAAGCGCACCATCTCCGACGTGCGGCTGCCCGAGCCGGAGGTGGCGGAGCCGGTCGTCGAGACCGAGGTCGTCGAGGTCGCACCCGTCGCGCCGGCACCGCAACTGGACACCATCGCCCCCACCGAGGGCCGCCTGGACCGGCTGCGCGGGCGGTTGGCGAAGTCGCAGAACGCGCTGGGCAAGAGTGTGCTCGGGCTGCTCGGCACCGGGGATCTCGACGAGGACTCCTGGCAGGACATCGAGGACACCCTGCTGATCGCCGACCTCGGGCCCACCGTCACCGCCGCGGTGGTGGACGAGCTACGCGCCAAGTTCGCCGCCAGCGGTGCGCGCACGGGTGCGGAAGCCCGCGCCGTGCTGCGCGAGGCGCTGATCGCCCAGCTTCATCCCGAGTTCGACCGCTCCATCCGTGCGCTGCCGCACGCCGATGCACCGTCGGTGCTGCTGGTGGTCGGCGTCAACGGGACCGGAAAGACCACCACCTGCGGCAAGCTGGCCCGGGTGCTGGTCGCCGACGGGCGCCGCGTCGTGCTGGGCGCAGCCGACACCTTCCGCGCCGCCGCCGCCGACCAGCTGCAGTCCTGGGGCTCGCGCGTCGGGGCCGAGGTGGTCCGCGGCGCCGAGGGCGCCGATCCGGCCTCGGTGGCGTTCGACGCGGTGAGCTCGGGGATCGCCGCCGGCGCGGACGTCGTCGTCGTCGACACCGCCGGGCGGCTGCACACCAAGACCGGGCTGATGGACGAGCTGGGCAAGGTCAAGCGGGTGGTCGAGAAGCGGGCCGTGGTCGACGAGGTGCTGCTGGTGCTCGACGCCACCATCGGCCAGAACGGTCTGGCACAGGCCAAGGTGTTCTCCGAGGTCGTCGACATCACCGGGGTGGCGCTGACCAAGCTGGACGGAACCGCCAAGGGCGGCATCGTATTCCGGGTTCAGCAGGACCTCGGCGTGCCGGTCAAACTGGTCGGCCTCGGCGAGGGGCCCGACGACCTGGCACCCTTCGAGCCGGGGGCGTTTGTGGACGCACTGTTGGGCTGA